The sequence CTGGGGATCGCAACTTCGAGAAGACGGTGGTGCTGCTGGTCGAGGTGGGACCGGAGGGGACCTGGGGGCTGGTGCTCAATCGCTTGAAGACGCCGAGGGGCGAGTCGCTTCCCGCCGGAGTGGAGCGCTGGGGTGGCCCGGTGGGGCCCGAGCAGCGCACCATGCTGGTTCGAGCCCTCGAGGCTCCGGAGCGGGGGAGCCGGCTCCTCGAGGGGCTCTATTGGAGGGAGGGGGTGGAGCCTGGTGGGCTTCCGCCGGGGACCTTCCTGAGCTTCGCGGGCTCCGCGGTCTGGGGGCCCGGTCAGCTCGAGCACGAGCTGGAGCGCGGCGGTTGGGTGCTCGTGAAGGAGGACGCCGCGCGGGCCTTCGGTGAGCCCGGCTCACTATGGGCCGAGCTCATCGCGCCTCATGGATGAGGTCAGGCTGCGTCAGTTGAAGTAGGGCGCGACGGCGTGATCGATGCGGCTGGCGAGGTCGTCCGCCGCCAGCAACTCCGTGCTGCTCAGTCGTTGAGGGCACCCGCGAGGATCCAGGAGCGGATGCGGATGAGCTCGCCCGGATTCCGGTCGAAGTAGTCCGTGTCCTGCGCTGGCATCCTGCCGCCGCAGCTATTGCCGCTGATCTTCTGCACCAGGAGGGAGTCGTCGGGCTGGCCCGGCTGCACGCGCTTGAGCGAACTGCAGGCGCCGGTGCCATTCCGGTTGACGAGCGAGGCATAGGAGCTGCTCGCCTGCAGGTTGAGGGCGCCCGGCGATGAGCTGTCGGCGTGGCACGTGGTGCAGGTCGGGCTCCAGAGCGGCTGGATGTCCTGGGCGTAGGTGGGCACGCGCACCTGCACCTGCACCGAGCGCGTCACGGAGTCCGTGCCATCGGACACGGTCACCTGGAAGGAGAAGGCCTTGGTCGAGGCGATGTCAGGGGAGGACCACCGGGCCACCGACTCGGTCGGAGTCGTGAAGGTCCCCTGTCCAGCGGGGCTCGTGGTCCAGGAGTAGGTGAGGGGGTCTCCGTCCGGATCACTGGCGGGAACGAAGAGGGTGACGGTATCCCCGGCCACCACCGCCGTGGTGGGATCGGGGATGACGTCGCTCACGAGCGGCGCGCGGTTGAGGGAGGCGACGTTGGCCACGGCAACCGCCACGGTGGACTCGGCTGTTCCGCCCCGACCATCCGCGACGGAGACCTTCAGGGTGAAGGTCGTGTTGCGCGACACGATGGGCGCCGTCCACGAGCGAGAGAGGCCGGTCTCGCTGCCGAACGTGCCGGACGGAACGATGGGGAGCTGCGTCCAGGTGGACGTGAGCGAGTCACCGTCCGGGTCGCTGGCCGTGACGGACAGGAGGATGCTCGAGCCCTCATTGACGGAGGTGGGCGTGGCTGTCACCTGGCTGATGGTGGGCGCGCGATTGGGCGGAGGGATGGTGAGCGAGAGCGGCTCCGAGACGGTGACGTTGCCCGCGGCATCCGAGGCTCTCGCGGTGAGCGGATGGGCTCCTTGGGGCGCCGTGGAGGAGTCCCACTCGCACGAGAACGTCTCCCCGGAGTTCTTGGCTGTTGCGTCCGCGCAGACGCGGGTGTTGGAGAGGTAGAACTCCATCCGAGTCACCTGGCCCGAGTCATCCTCGGCGGTGGCTTGCAGCGTCCTGCGGCCCGTGACGGTCTCCCCCGCGGTCGCGCCGCCCGTGATCCGGACGCTGGTGGGGGCGGTGGTGTCCTTGCCATCCCCACAGCTCATCCCTGCCAGGCCCAGGAGCGCCAACATGGGAACCCAGGTTCTCGGAGACCTTCGGATCGACGGTGAAACGTGCATGCGCTCCCTCGCGCTCGTTGAAGACTGAAACCCGACCATAAGTTGGGTATAGTCGGAACTCCAAGTAAACCAGGAGGAGGCAACATGCGACGACTGATGTGCGTTGTGGCGCTCTCGATTGGGATGCTGACGGGCTGCGGTGGCACCGCGGAGATGGAGACTCCAGATAGCGTGGGCACCGTTGAGCAGGGGCTGGCCTGTCGCTACCCGGACATGTGGTGCCCGTCGGGGACGATCTGTGTCGACGGTGACCTCTGTCGGAAGCCGTGTCCCTCGAGCGGTGTCTGCGCCAGTGGCTCTGCGTGCCGCATCTCCGAGTACGGCACGCGGTTCTGCTTCTAGCGCGGTGGCTCGAGTGCCGGGGGAAGAGCACGGGTCCCCAGTCTGGGGCGCGCAGGTCGCGGGTCCCTCGTCTCGGTGCGGGTCCCCCCGTCGCTGACGGGTCCTCCCGCACCGGCCGTCCCGCTCTCCCTCGGCTCACGGCTCCGTCGGCTGAACGGATTCGCGCTGACCCCTCCTGGCGCGGTCGGTACGAACCGGTCCACTTGTCATACAGGTTGGGACGGACCTCCGGCGGCCGGGGCAAGCCCGCGAGTGATACCAGTCCGGTGGCGAACCAGAATCGACGCTGGCTCCTGTTGTCGGGCGTGCACGCTCCTGAGAACGTCGGTCTTTCTGCGGATGCCAGCGAGACTTCCAGCGCGCGCGCTCACTTCTCCACGGGCCAGTGGATGGGGTGCCGAGGCGTATAGCCCAGCGCCTCTCGTGCGCGCGTCCCATCGAGGATGGCCGCCAGGTGGAAGCGACCTCGATAGATCCGATACGAGAACTGCGAGCCGGCGAAGCGGCGCCGGAGGCGATACGCCGGAGCCAGCAGCGGGCCGGGAACGGGCAGGGAGGGTCGTCCCCACCTCCGGATGCATTCGGTCAGCGGCAGGGTGTCCGCTCCCGAGATGTTGAAGATGCCCTGTACGCCGCTGGCTCGGATGGCTCCCAGGAATGCCTGGGTCGCGTCCTCCAGCGAGAGCACGTTGAGCATCGGATCGAACCCGGCCGAGCGCAGGCAGACCGGCGCGGTCAGGTAGTCATGGAGCTGCGAGCCCGACCCAGGCGACAGCAACTCAGAGCAGCGCAGCACCGCCACCTCCACCGGGCTCATGCCCATGCGCATGCAGGCCAGGACGTCGGCCTCCACCCTGTCTCGTACCCACTGTGGCGCGTCCCCTGAGAAGTCGAGCGGGTGGTCCTCGGTGATGAGCGTGGGGAGGTTCTCCTGCACCCGGTACACCTCGACCGAGGAGCGGAACACCACCCGCCGCAGGGTAGGGTGGCGCTCGGAGAGCGTGAGGATCCATCTCAGCGCCTCCACGTTCTGCGCGTGGATGCGCGCTCCATGCTCGTAGGTCCGGTGCATGGCGATGTGGACCATCACGTCGACGCCCAGATCCCGCGCCGCACCGAAGAGCAACCGGTGCATCTGCCTCGGGCGCGTGAGATCCACCTGCTGATACGTGAGGCGCGGGTCCTCGGGCAGCTCCGCCTGCTCCCGGCTCTCCTGGGCGACGGCAAGCACGGCCTGGATGCTCGGGTCGGCGATCAGCTGTGTGCAGAGGCTCCGCCCAAGCGGTGTCGTCGCACCCAGCAGCAGCACTCCGCGAGGCGTTGGAGGCCGTGTCAGCTCTCCCGTCAGGCTCCCGCTCATCGAAAGAGCCCCTGCCGCTGGCGAAGGCCCCGCGCGATGAGCTCCTGGACGGCCTCGCGGACCCGGGAGGAGGCGCGCTTCACCACGTCGGGATCATCCGCATCCTCGGGCTCAAGCCCCTCGTGAAGCACGAGCGGTTCGCCATAGTGGATGTGATAGCGCACGGGCAGCGGGATGGGCGTGAGCGGGACGGGAATGTGAGGAACCCCGATCCACGAGCCCAGGGTCTCGAGGCGCCCCAGCAGCGGCATCTGCTCCTCCGCCCCGATGACGGCCACCGGCACCACTGGGACGCGATGGCGCAAGGCCAGCTCCGCGTGTCCCTCGCGCCACTCCTGCAACTGGTAGCGCTTCCAGATCGGCTTGGAGATGCCAGGAACGCCCTCGGGAAAGAGCATCACCAGCTCGCCCGACTCCAGCAGCACTCGCAGGTTGCCGGGCGTGCCTCCCACCACGCCGCAGCGCGCGAACAGCGTCCCCACGAAGGGCATCCCCGCCACGAAGTAGTCCGCGACGGCCCGAGCAATCCTCCCCCGGCGCAGGAGGACATCCGTCCAGATCATCGTCGCGTCGAAGGGCAGGGTACCCGAGTGGTTGGAGGCCAGGATGGCCGGGCCCCGCGCGGGGATGTTCTCCACCCCGTGGGCCGTCACTCGGAAGTAGTGCTCGTGGATCCGCCCGAGCAGCGCCAGCATCACGGCGACGTGCCGGGGCTCCAGGCCGAAGAGATCGTACCCATGCCCCGCATCCTGGATGGCGGCGAAGCGGAGCAGCTCCAACTCGGGAGTGAGCAGCCGCTGGAGCCACCGGTGGCTCCACTGTCTCGCCGTGCTCAGCAGTTCGCTCATGGGGTTCCTCCCCAGGGCTGTGCTGGGCCGGGGGAGCGGCTCCAGCACGACCGAGCGCAGGGCTTGCGGAGGCGGTAGTCCCCTGCGCAGGAATTGCGGAACGCCCTCATGGCGGAGTCCGGCGGTGCTCCTAGTGACGGCGGATGCTCTCGCGGAACGTCTTGAAGCGCTCCACCATCTCGTCCATGGCCTTGCTGGAGACCTCGGAGACCTCCTCCACCAGCTTCTCCGCGTCGCGCAGCCTCGGCTCCAGCTCCTTCCACTTGTCCTTGGCGTCCATTCCCGCCAGGTGGAGGTCCACGCGGATCTCGTCGCGCAGCGTCTTCAGCTTGCCCAGGTTCTCGTGCATCCAGTCGCGCATCTGCTTGCTGTCCATGACGTGTCTCCTTGGTTCAGGGTTCTGCCCATGAGCCAAAGCAAAGCGCGTGCCGTGTCGCCTCGCGTGCGGCCGTGCCAGAAAAGCGTGGTGCCGCCCTCCAATCCCGGGGATGGTTCGGTCGCAGCGCTGTCGCCCTCTGGGACGCCAGGAGAGTCCGAATGACGACCGAGCCCCGCGAGAAACCGCCTCGCCGCCACTTCTCGATGATCCGCACCTTCGTGCTGGCGGACTTCGTCACGCTGGGCAACGGCTTCTCGGGAGCAGGCACCATCCTCTCGGCGATGCAGTACCTGGCCACGGGGGAGCAGCGGTGGTTGTGGCTGGCCTTCGGGCTGATGCCGCTGGCGCTGATCCTCGACTTCGCGGATGGCCGGATCGCCCGCTGGCGCTTCAAGTCCTCGCCCCTGGGGGCGGACCTGGATTCACTGGCGGACGTCATCTCGTTCGGCATGGCTCCGGCGGCCCTGGCCTTCGCGGTGGGGATGCGGGGAGCCCTGGACGTGGCCGTGCTCCTCTACTTCGTGGCCTGTGGCATCAGCCGACTGGCCCGCTTCAACGTCACCTCCGCCGAGCTCAGCGACGGCACGGGCAAGGTGAAGTACTTCGAGGGTACGCCGATTCCCACGAGCCTGGCCCTGGTGGCGGTGCTGGCCGTGGCGACATGGCAGGGCCGGATCGGCGTGGGCGAGAAGCTCCTGGGCGGGGTGTGGGAGCTGGGGCCGCTGGAGCTGCATCCGCTGGTGCTGCTGTACCTGCTGAGCGGCAGCGCGATGATCAGCAAGACCCTGCGCATTCCGAAGATCTGAAGGGCGTCCACCCGCCGACATCCCACTGTGGGAAGTGGACAGTCCTGTGTCTTGCCGGGCTGCTCCGTGTTCCTTCCCAGGGTGGGCGCTTGCCCGCCCAGGCGTGGGTGCCTAGCTTCGCCACCTGATCCTCCAGGCTCTCACGGTGGGTGCCGAGAGTACCTGGTGGTGGGTACGGGCGAAGGTGTTGGGGAGGATGGGGACCATGAGTGGGCGCTGGGGCCTGTGGGCCCTCGTGGTGGGGCTGCTCGCTGGGTGCGCGGATCGGGAGAAGTCTTCCATGGCCGATGGCCGGCTGACGGCCACGCCAGCGGGAATCGACTTCCAACGTGTCGCCGTGTTCGACGGGCGCGAAGCGGCGGTGACGATCCGCAACGTGGGTCGCTCGCGCATCGAGGTCGACGATATCTGGGTCGAGGGGCCAGAAGGGCAGTACCTGGCCAGCTTCTCCCATGAAGGCCCTCACAGCCTGCTGCCAGGCAGTGAGTGTGGCCTCAAGGTGCGCTTCGCTCCGCTGGAGACGGGCGAGCTGCCGGCCACGCTTGTCATCCGCTCCGACGCCAAGCGCGAGCCCATCCTCCGTATTCCGCTCAAGGGCGCGGGCGTGGACGCCTGGGCCCGCGTGTCTCCCCACAAGCTGGACTTTGGCCGCATCGAGGCGGAGTCCTCGAAGACGCTCGGCGTCACCGTCGAGAACCCCACGGACATGCCCGTGGAGGTCGCCACCCGCCTGGTGGGCGCCGACAAGGACGAGTTCTCCATCGCCCCGGTGACGCTCGCCGCCTGGGAGAAGCGCGAGCTGCCGCTGACGTTCAGCCCCGTGAAGGTCGGGCGCAAGAGCGTGGCGCTCGCGGTGACGCCGTGCCGCGGCTGCGCGGACGTGCCCGTGCTCGTGTCGGCCGAGGCCCTGGACCGGGCCGTGGTCGCCGAGCCGCCCGAGCTCGACTTCGGCGGCGTGCCCATCGACAAGGACAAGCGCCTGATGGCGCGCATCCGCAACATCAGCACCGAGCCCATGACGGTGACGCAGCTGGACTTCGAGGGCAGGGATGCCTCCTTCAGCCATGCCGCCACCGGCTTTCCGCTCGTGCTCCAGCCCGGTGAGGTGCGCGAATGGGAGCTGCG is a genomic window of Hyalangium gracile containing:
- a CDS encoding YqgE/AlgH family protein encodes the protein MRPISPRLQLTLLMVAALLLLGLFPRWLERFRSHERDLVSPAAGLFLVARPGAGDRNFEKTVVLLVEVGPEGTWGLVLNRLKTPRGESLPAGVERWGGPVGPEQRTMLVRALEAPERGSRLLEGLYWREGVEPGGLPPGTFLSFAGSAVWGPGQLEHELERGGWVLVKEDAARAFGEPGSLWAELIAPHG
- a CDS encoding Ig-like domain-containing protein codes for the protein MLALLGLAGMSCGDGKDTTAPTSVRITGGATAGETVTGRRTLQATAEDDSGQVTRMEFYLSNTRVCADATAKNSGETFSCEWDSSTAPQGAHPLTARASDAAGNVTVSEPLSLTIPPPNRAPTISQVTATPTSVNEGSSILLSVTASDPDGDSLTSTWTQLPIVPSGTFGSETGLSRSWTAPIVSRNTTFTLKVSVADGRGGTAESTVAVAVANVASLNRAPLVSDVIPDPTTAVVAGDTVTLFVPASDPDGDPLTYSWTTSPAGQGTFTTPTESVARWSSPDIASTKAFSFQVTVSDGTDSVTRSVQVQVRVPTYAQDIQPLWSPTCTTCHADSSSPGALNLQASSSYASLVNRNGTGACSSLKRVQPGQPDDSLLVQKISGNSCGGRMPAQDTDYFDRNPGELIRIRSWILAGALND
- a CDS encoding NAD-dependent epimerase/dehydratase family protein translates to MSGSLTGELTRPPTPRGVLLLGATTPLGRSLCTQLIADPSIQAVLAVAQESREQAELPEDPRLTYQQVDLTRPRQMHRLLFGAARDLGVDVMVHIAMHRTYEHGARIHAQNVEALRWILTLSERHPTLRRVVFRSSVEVYRVQENLPTLITEDHPLDFSGDAPQWVRDRVEADVLACMRMGMSPVEVAVLRCSELLSPGSGSQLHDYLTAPVCLRSAGFDPMLNVLSLEDATQAFLGAIRASGVQGIFNISGADTLPLTECIRRWGRPSLPVPGPLLAPAYRLRRRFAGSQFSYRIYRGRFHLAAILDGTRAREALGYTPRHPIHWPVEK
- a CDS encoding lysophospholipid acyltransferase family protein; protein product: MSELLSTARQWSHRWLQRLLTPELELLRFAAIQDAGHGYDLFGLEPRHVAVMLALLGRIHEHYFRVTAHGVENIPARGPAILASNHSGTLPFDATMIWTDVLLRRGRIARAVADYFVAGMPFVGTLFARCGVVGGTPGNLRVLLESGELVMLFPEGVPGISKPIWKRYQLQEWREGHAELALRHRVPVVPVAVIGAEEQMPLLGRLETLGSWIGVPHIPVPLTPIPLPVRYHIHYGEPLVLHEGLEPEDADDPDVVKRASSRVREAVQELIARGLRQRQGLFR
- the pssA gene encoding CDP-diacylglycerol--serine O-phosphatidyltransferase — protein: MTTEPREKPPRRHFSMIRTFVLADFVTLGNGFSGAGTILSAMQYLATGEQRWLWLAFGLMPLALILDFADGRIARWRFKSSPLGADLDSLADVISFGMAPAALAFAVGMRGALDVAVLLYFVACGISRLARFNVTSAELSDGTGKVKYFEGTPIPTSLALVAVLAVATWQGRIGVGEKLLGGVWELGPLELHPLVLLYLLSGSAMISKTLRIPKI